Proteins from a genomic interval of Rosa chinensis cultivar Old Blush chromosome 2, RchiOBHm-V2, whole genome shotgun sequence:
- the LOC112189308 gene encoding uncharacterized GPI-anchored protein At1g61900 isoform X2, which produces MRQRVSYGPGLLTLTLLFSLCVYESQCGSVGDVEAIAPDISSSVNPQPFLPLLAPSPLTPFTNDSIPTLSGLCTLNFTAASDMMSKTATDCWAFFAPVLANVVCCPQLEATLTTLIGHSSKYSRMLSLNITHAKHCLSDVEKILESQGANKTVQKICSIQPKNLTQASCPVTKVDAFESIVDSSKLLAACQKVDPVNECCQEVCQNAILDAARKLAEIGIAANLEGVHSVPEQSTRIDDCKNIVLRWLASNLDPSSANMVLRGLSNCKVNKVCPLIFPNMTRVVKECANMVTSQAACCKAMDSYVSQLQEQSFITNLQALNCAASLGVKLQKANVSNNVYQLCHINLKDFSLQVGSQEYGCLLPSLPSDATFDKTSGVSFICDLNDNIAAPWPSSISEPPSSCNRTTKIPAVPKATSAQSGLYIYRNLILPSLFSSLVILKLLL; this is translated from the exons ATGAGGCAGAGGGTCTCTTATGGTCCAGGCCTCCTTACTCTTACTCTACTTTTCAGTCTCT GTGTATATGAGTCCCAATGTGGGTCAGTTGGCGATGTGGAGGCAATTGCTCCTGATATCTCATCCAGTGTGAACCCTCAACCTTTTCTGCCTTTATTAGCACCTTCACCATTGACACCATTCACAAATGACAGCATTCCGACATTATCAG GACTCTGTACATTGAATTTTACAGCTGCCAGTGATATGATGAGCAAAACAGCAACCGACTGCTGGGCCTTTTTTGCGCCCGTATTGGCTAATGTAGTGTGTTGCCCTCAGCTTGAGGCCACCTTGACCACTCTTATAGGGCACTCCAGTAAATACTCTAGGATGCTCTCTTTGAATATAACTCATGCAAAGCACTGCCTCTCAGATGTTGAGAAGATCCTAGAGAGTCAAGGAGCCAATAAGACTGTTCAAAAGATTTGCTCAATTCAACCAAAAAACCTCACTCAAGCTTCTTGCCCTGTTACAAAGGTTGATGCGTTTGAGAGCATTGTGGATTCTTCAAAACTACTTGCTGCTTGCCAAAAAGTTGATCCTGTCAATGAGTGTTGTCAGGAAGTTTGCCAAAATGCCATATTAGATGCTGCTAGAAAACTTGCTGAGATTGGTATTGCTGCAAATTTGGAAGGGGTCCATTCCGTACCTGAACAGTCAACCAGGATAGATGATTGTAAGAATATTGTGCTGCGATGGCTAGCGAGTAACCTTGATCCTTCTTCTGCAAATATGGTCCTTAGAGGACTTTCAAATTGCAAAGTAAATAAAG TGTGTCCTCTTATTTTCCCCAACATGACACGTGTTGTGAAAGAATGTGCAAATATGGTAACAAGCCAGGCTGCCTGTTGCAAAGCAATGGATAGTTATGTTTCCCAGTTGCAAGAGCAGAGCTTTATTACAAACTTGCAGGCCTTAAATTGTGCTGCATCACTTGGAGTGAAGTTGCAGAAAGCTAATGTATCCAATAATGTTTATCAACTTTGTCACATAAACCTCAAGGACTTCTCTCTTCAAG TTGGATCACAAG aGTATGGCTGCCTTCTGCCAAGCCTGCCTTCAGATGCAACATTTGACAAAACTTCAGGAGTCAGCTTCATTTGTGATCTTAATGACAACATTGCAGCTCCGTGGCCCTCTTCAATTTCTGAACCTCCATCGTCCTGCAACAGAA CTACCAAAATCCCAGCAGTACCCAAAGCAACATCTGCACAAAGTG GTCTTTACATTTACAGGAACTTGATTCTCCCTTCCTTATTTTCCTCCTTGGTGATTCTCAAGCTGCTTCTCTGA
- the LOC112189308 gene encoding uncharacterized GPI-anchored protein At1g61900 isoform X1 translates to MRQRVSYGPGLLTLTLLFSLCVYESQCGSVGDVEAIAPDISSSVNPQPFLPLLAPSPLTPFTNDSIPTLSGLCTLNFTAASDMMSKTATDCWAFFAPVLANVVCCPQLEATLTTLIGHSSKYSRMLSLNITHAKHCLSDVEKILESQGANKTVQKICSIQPKNLTQASCPVTKVDAFESIVDSSKLLAACQKVDPVNECCQEVCQNAILDAARKLAEIGIAANLEGVHSVPEQSTRIDDCKNIVLRWLASNLDPSSANMVLRGLSNCKVNKVCPLIFPNMTRVVKECANMVTSQAACCKAMDSYVSQLQEQSFITNLQALNCAASLGVKLQKANVSNNVYQLCHINLKDFSLQVGSQEYGCLLPSLPSDATFDKTSGVSFICDLNDNIAAPWPSSISEPPSSCNRTATKIPAVPKATSAQSGLYIYRNLILPSLFSSLVILKLLL, encoded by the exons ATGAGGCAGAGGGTCTCTTATGGTCCAGGCCTCCTTACTCTTACTCTACTTTTCAGTCTCT GTGTATATGAGTCCCAATGTGGGTCAGTTGGCGATGTGGAGGCAATTGCTCCTGATATCTCATCCAGTGTGAACCCTCAACCTTTTCTGCCTTTATTAGCACCTTCACCATTGACACCATTCACAAATGACAGCATTCCGACATTATCAG GACTCTGTACATTGAATTTTACAGCTGCCAGTGATATGATGAGCAAAACAGCAACCGACTGCTGGGCCTTTTTTGCGCCCGTATTGGCTAATGTAGTGTGTTGCCCTCAGCTTGAGGCCACCTTGACCACTCTTATAGGGCACTCCAGTAAATACTCTAGGATGCTCTCTTTGAATATAACTCATGCAAAGCACTGCCTCTCAGATGTTGAGAAGATCCTAGAGAGTCAAGGAGCCAATAAGACTGTTCAAAAGATTTGCTCAATTCAACCAAAAAACCTCACTCAAGCTTCTTGCCCTGTTACAAAGGTTGATGCGTTTGAGAGCATTGTGGATTCTTCAAAACTACTTGCTGCTTGCCAAAAAGTTGATCCTGTCAATGAGTGTTGTCAGGAAGTTTGCCAAAATGCCATATTAGATGCTGCTAGAAAACTTGCTGAGATTGGTATTGCTGCAAATTTGGAAGGGGTCCATTCCGTACCTGAACAGTCAACCAGGATAGATGATTGTAAGAATATTGTGCTGCGATGGCTAGCGAGTAACCTTGATCCTTCTTCTGCAAATATGGTCCTTAGAGGACTTTCAAATTGCAAAGTAAATAAAG TGTGTCCTCTTATTTTCCCCAACATGACACGTGTTGTGAAAGAATGTGCAAATATGGTAACAAGCCAGGCTGCCTGTTGCAAAGCAATGGATAGTTATGTTTCCCAGTTGCAAGAGCAGAGCTTTATTACAAACTTGCAGGCCTTAAATTGTGCTGCATCACTTGGAGTGAAGTTGCAGAAAGCTAATGTATCCAATAATGTTTATCAACTTTGTCACATAAACCTCAAGGACTTCTCTCTTCAAG TTGGATCACAAG aGTATGGCTGCCTTCTGCCAAGCCTGCCTTCAGATGCAACATTTGACAAAACTTCAGGAGTCAGCTTCATTTGTGATCTTAATGACAACATTGCAGCTCCGTGGCCCTCTTCAATTTCTGAACCTCCATCGTCCTGCAACAGAA CAGCTACCAAAATCCCAGCAGTACCCAAAGCAACATCTGCACAAAGTG GTCTTTACATTTACAGGAACTTGATTCTCCCTTCCTTATTTTCCTCCTTGGTGATTCTCAAGCTGCTTCTCTGA